Proteins from a genomic interval of Benincasa hispida cultivar B227 chromosome 7, ASM972705v1, whole genome shotgun sequence:
- the LOC120081860 gene encoding probable (S)-N-methylcoclaurine 3'-hydroxylase isozyme 2 yields the protein MESSIRNNVASQEDFVLCVILLLPLLFVVFKLISFPSSKKPPIPPGPKPWPILGNLLQIGKNAHISITHFAQTYGPLISLRLGGRLLVVASSPAAAAAVLKTQDRLLSNRYVFHMTPDLAQHHECSLVFSPECNDHWRSLRSICKANLFTAKAIKSQASLRRRKMNEMIEFLLSKQGSVVEIRDFVLTTVFNALSNFIFSRDLIDFDGEGFNGLKQSFNNLKNLGLAPNLGDFYPFLRNLDVQGLRNKCSIYSKQINSTLDIIINQRRKLASTDPSAPQDFLDVMIQSQFTNDHINYLVVELLLAGTDTSTITVEWTMAELLKNKNIIEKVREEVNTEMKQNSIDESEIYKLKYLWKCVKETLRLHPPAPFLLPRIAPIDCELMGYSIPKESLIFVNVWGIGRDPSIWEESLSFNPMRFSDCDHVDLKGNDFGYLPFGGGRRICPGFPMATVLLPLILANLIHNFEWSLPNGDEDFSKMDMEGMLGVTLLKKQPLKLIPKKRF from the exons ATGGAATCATCAATTAGGAATAATGTGGCATCTCAGGAAGACTTTGTTCTTTGTGTAATTCTCCTATTACCTTTGCTTTTCGTTGTTTTCAAATTGATTAGTTTTCCATCTTCAAAGAAACCTCCAATTCCACCTGGCCCAAAACCATGGCCAATTCTTGGAAACCTTCTTCAAATTGGGAAAAATGCTCACATTTCAATCACTCACTTTGCCCAAACCTATGGCCCTCTGATCTCACTTCGGCTCGGAGGTCGACTACTCGTTGTCGCTTCATCTCCGGCCGCTGCCGCTGCTGTACTCAAGACCCAAGATCGCCTCCTATCCAATCGCTATGTTTTTCATATGACTCCGGATCTAGCACAGCATCACGAATGCTCCCTCGTGTTTTCACCTGAGTGCAATGATCATTGGAGGAGTTTAAGGTCCATTTGCAAGGCAAATTTGTTCACAGCTAAAGCAATCAAATCACAAGCTAGTTTGAGGAGGAGGAAAATGAATGAAATGATTGAATTCTTGTTGTCTAAACAAGGGTCAGTTGTGGAGATTAGAGATTTTGTGTTGACTACTGTTTTTAATGCTCTCTCTAACTTCATCTTCTCAAGGgatttgattgattttgatGGTGAAGGATTCAATGGACTCAAACAATCTTTTAACAATTTGAAGAATTTGGGTTTGGCTCCAAATTTAGGGGACTTCTACCCCTTCTTGAGAAATTTAGATGTGCAAGGTCTTCGCAACAAATGTTCCATTTACAGTAAGCAGATCAATTCTACTTTGGACATTATAATCAATCAAAGAAGAAAACTTGCTTCCACAGATCCTTCAGCGCCACAAGACTTCTTGGATGTGATGATTCAAAGTCAATTCACTAATGACCACATTAACTATTTGGTTGTT GAACTTTTGTTGGCAGGCACAGACACGAGTACAATAACAGTGGAGTGGACAATGGCAGAACTGTTAAAGAACAAAAACATAATAGAGAAAGTGAGAGAAGAAGTTAATACAGAAATGAAGCAAAATAGTATCGATGAATCAGAGATATATAAGCTTAAGTATTTATGGAAATGTGTTAAAGAGACTCTAAGATTACATCCACCTGCCCCATTTCTTCTTCCAAGGATAGCACCAATTGATTGTGAGCTTATGGGATACTCTATCCCAAAGGAAAGTCTAATTTTTGTCAATGTTTGGGGAATTGGAAGAGACCCTTCAATTTGGGAAGAATCTTTATCATTCAATCCTATGAGATTTAGTGATTGTGATCATGTGGACTTGAAAGGGAATGATTTTGGATACCTTCCATttggtggaggaagaagaatttGCCCTGGCTTTCCAATGGCAACTGTTCTTCTTCCTTTAATTTTAGccaatttaattcataattttgaatGGTCACTTCCTAATGGTGATGAGGATTTTTCAAAGATGGATATGGAAGGGATGCTTGGTGTAACTTTGCTGAAGAAACAACCACTCAAACTCATTCCTAAAAAGAGGTTTTGA